One window from the genome of Salvia miltiorrhiza cultivar Shanhuang (shh) chromosome 7, IMPLAD_Smil_shh, whole genome shotgun sequence encodes:
- the LOC130993258 gene encoding septin and tuftelin-interacting protein 1 homolog 1-like, whose amino-acid sequence MDEDQEMERFGMDKDYDDGQWIGGEFYGKRKQKRVQTKDDVLYGVFASGDSDSDEDFGSKKKRRKDLSKKTDYSKPVSFVSTGLVMPSQEIDHNSKEDNDLMEEDDVKPAGLGLGFGSASSKKANEDKEEDDDFLPTAFGKIIKEGAKLREEKEKEKAKLAKKSSQASKRESDPNGVGEFEKHTKGIGMKLLEKMGYKGGGLGKNEQGIMAPIEAKLRPKNMGMGFNEYKEAVRPAIQEVDEKSVPRPSQSLEGRTKEKLWSKKVSKKKAYITAAELLAQKEEKGFEVVQKVFDMRGPQVRVLTNLENLNAEEIARENDVPMPELQHNIKVILDMVEHDILKLDSNLRNERETVVALQKEKEKLQKEAHDQKQRLGNMEEIISVLDQMVEKSSSGLLTLESLAKSFVDLQTRFPDEYTLCNLSCIACSYALPLFIRIFQGWDPLQNPTHGTEVVSLWKNLLQGKEFLNFSGTASPYVQLLMEVVFPAVRISGTNSWQARDAEPMLRYLETWEELLPPSIRQAILDTVVMPKISSAVDSWDPRRETIPIHKWIHPWLPMLGHKFENCYHTIRNRLASVLHAWHPSDMSAFAILSPWQIVFDPASWEHLMVRYIIPKLLTVMHEFQINPANQKLEQFNWVVNWVTAIPTHHMLQLMDIFFNKWEEVLYHWLCSKPNFDEVTEWYINWKELLPQELQANEHIRFRLNRGLAMMNQAVEGMEVAPPGLKENISYLRVREQRQFETQKKAAAQAQHRAMPSLDNDIPAEGISGGNEMSLKEVIEIHAQQNGLLFKPKPGRMQDGHQIYGFGNISIIIDTLNQKVFAQTEDRWSLVSLEQLLELQSRSKMRRQ is encoded by the coding sequence ATGGATGAAGATCAGGAGATGGAAAGGTTCGGCATGGATAAGGATTATGACGATGGCCAGTGGATTGGTGGCGAGTTTTATGGCAAGCGCAAACAGAAACGTGTGCAGACCAAAGACGATGTTCTTTATGGTGTGTTTGCCTCTGGTGATAGTGactctgacgaggattttggGTCGAAGAAGAAGCGCAGGAAAGATTTGTCGAAGAAGACGGATTACTCCAAGCCAGTCAGTTTTGTTTCGACTGGCTTGGTTATGCCCAGTCAGGAGATTGACCATAACTCCAAGGAGGATAATGATTTAATGGAGGAGGATGATGTCAAACCTGCTGGTTTAGGCCTCGGATTTGGTTCTGCTTCTTCTAAAAAGGCAAATGAAGACaaggaagaagatgatgacTTCTTGCCTACTGCCTTTGGGAAGATTATCAAGGAAGGTGCCAAGTTGCGGGAAGAGAAGGAAAAGGAGAAGGCTAAGCTAGCCAAGAAATCATCTCAAGCTAGCAAGAGGGAGTCAGACCCGAATGGTGTTGGTGAATTTGAGAAACATACCAAGGGTATTGGAATGAAGTTGCTTGAGAAGATGGGCTACAAGGGTGGCGGCCTTGGTAAAAACGAGCAGGGAATTATGGCTCCTATAGAGGCCAAGCTGCGGCCTAAGAATATGGGAATGGGTTTTAATGAGTACAAAGAGGCTGTTCGTCCAGCAATACAGGAGGTAGATGAAAAATCTGTTCCACGTCCCAGCCAATCTCTAGAAGGTCGCACTAAAGAGAAGCTTTGGTCAAAGAAAGTTTCAAAGAAGAAGGCTTATATAACAGCTGCAGAACTGCTGGCCCAGAAGGAAGAGAAAGGTTTTGAAGTTGTTCAGAAGGTTTTTGACATGAGAGGGCCACAGGTTCGGGTCCTGACAAATTTAGAAAACTTGAATGCAGAAGAGATTGCTCGGGAAAATGATGTCCCAATGCCCGAACTTCAGCATAATATCAAAGTGATACTTGATATGGTTGAGCATGACATTCTGAAACTTGATAGTAATCTGAGGAATGAAAGAGAGACTGTGGTTGCTTTACAGAAGGAAAAGGAGAAGCTGCAAAAGGAGGCACATGACCAAAAGCAGCGGCTTGGAAACATGGAGGAGATAATAAGTGTATTGGATCAAATGGTTGAGAAGAGCTCTTCGGGATTGTTAACTCTAGAATCACTTGCTAAATCATTTGTAGATTTACAGACAAGATTTCCTGATGAGTACACATTATGCAACCTATCTTGCATTGCATGCTCGTATGCTCTGCCTCTATTTATTAGAATATTTCAGGGATGGGACCCACTTCAGAATCCAACTCATGGAACTGAGGTGGTATCATTATGGAAGAATTTGTTGCAAGGTAAAGAGTTTTTGAATTTCTCTGGTACAGCTTCTCCGTACGTGCAACTGCTTATGGAAGTTGTATTTCCCGCTGTAAGAATATCTGGGACCAACTCTTGGCAGGCAAGGGACGCAGAGCCCATGCTTAGGTATTTGGAAACTTGGGAAGAACTGTTGCCTCCTTCTATCCGACAGGCCATACTCGACACTGTTGTTATGCCAAAAATATCGTCTGCGGTAGACTCTTGGGATCCACGGAGAGAAACTATTCCTATCCATAAATGGATCCACCCTTGGTTACCAATGTTGGGGCACAAGTTCGAGAATTGCTATCACACGATTCGCAATAGATTGGCTAGTGTTCTTCATGCTTGGCACCCTAGTGATATGTCAGCTTTTGCCATATTGTCTCCTTGGCAAATTGTGTTTGATCCTGCCAGTTGGGAGCACTTAATGGTTCGGTACATCATTCCAAAATTATTGACTGTCATGCATGAGTTTCAAATAAATCCAGCCAACCAGAAGCTCGAACAATTTAATTGGGTAGTAAACTGGGTGACTGCTATTCCTACTCATCACATGCTGCAGTTAATGgatattttctttaataagtgggaagaagtactttatcattGGTTGTGTTCGAAACCAAATTTTGACGAAGTGACGGAGTGGTACATTAACTGGAAAGAGCTCCTTCCTCAAGAACTTCAGGCAAATGAGCATATCCGATTCAGGCTTAATCGTGGTTTGGCCATGATGAACCAGGCAGTCGAAGGCATGGAGGTGGCTCCACCTGGATTGAAAGAGAATATTAGCTATCTCAGGGTGCGCGAGCAAAGGCAGTTTGAGACTCAGAAAAAAGCTGCTGCACAAGCTCAACATAGGGCCATGCCAAGTTTGGATAATGATATTCCAGCAGAGGGCATTAGTGGTGGAAATGAGATGAGCTTGAAAGAAGTTATTGAAATCCATGCTCAACAAAACGGGTTGCTGTTCAAGCCTAAACCTGGTAGAATGCAAGATGGGCATCAAATATATGGATTCGGTAATATAAGCATAATTATAGACACCCTCAACCAAAAGGTGTTTGCCCAGACTGAGGACAGATGGTCTCTGGTATCACTTGAGCAGCTGCTGGAATTGCAAAGTCGATCCAAGATGAGGCGACAATGA
- the LOC130993260 gene encoding cytochrome P450 89A2-like, producing the protein METWFIIIVSLCVAALLKTILSLFSPSTKHLPPGPPAIPLIGNFIWLRKPISDLEQILRRLKPRYGPIITIKIAHRFFVFVAGHSIAHQALVQNGAVFADRPGPPVTSTYLNAPRKTISSSSYGPTWRLLRRNLTQEILHPSRVRGYSASRRWVLSLLMDRIRGAADSESSVRLIDHFQYAMFCLLVLLCFGDKLQESQIKEIETIQRKILLSFQRFNVLNFWPRLGRIIFRKRWKELFEIRDEQDRILIPLIRARVESKRTRKTEDELVAYVDTLADLVLPEEKRKLEEEEMVSLCSEFLSAGTDTTSTALQWIMANLVKHQEIQEKLYQEIVGVVESEEVVEEEDLQKMPYLKAVVLEALRRHPPGHFVLPHKVKEEVELDGYRIPKDAYVNFMVADMNWDAEVWEEPMEFKPERFVAACEGEGFDVTGSREIKMMPFGAGRRVCPGFALALLHLEYFVANLIRSFKWEADGDVDLTEKQEFTIVMKSPLRATISPRN; encoded by the coding sequence ATGGAGACCTGGTTCATCATCATCGTCTCACTCTGCGTCGCCGCCCTACTCAAAACCATACTCAGCCTCTTTTCCCCGAGCACCAAGCACCTTCCGCCGGGCCCTCCGGCGATCCCTCTCATCGGCAACTTCATATGGCTGCGCAAGCCCATCTCCGACCTGGAGCAGATCCTCCGCCGCCTCAAACCCCGCTACGGCCCCATCATCACCATCAAGATCGCCCACCGTTTCTTCGTATTCGTCGCCGGCCACTCGATTGCTCATCAGGCACTCGTCCAGAACGGCGCCGTCTTCGCCGACCGCCCCGGCCCCCCGGTCACCAGCACCTACCTCAACGCGCCTCGGAAGACCATCAGCTCCTCCTCCTACGGGCCGACGTGGCGCCTCCTCCGCCGCAACCTCACGCAGGAGATCCTCCACCCCTCCCGCGTCAGGGGCTACTCTGCGTCGCGGCGGTGGGTGTTATCTCTCCTCATGGACCGTATCCGCGGCGCCGCTGACTCGGAGTCCTCCGTCAGGCTCATCGATCACTTCCAGTACGCCATGTTCTGTCTGCTCGTGCTGCTGTGTTTCGGGGATAAGCTGCAGGAGAGTCAAATTAAGGAAATCGAAACCATCCAGCGTAAAATTCTCCTGAGTTTCCAGAGATTCAATGTTCTCAATTTCTGGCCTCGATTGGGGCGGATCATATTCCGCAAGCGGTGGAAGGAGCTGTTTGAAATCCGCGACGAACAGGATAGGATCCTTATTCCTCTCATCAGAGCGCGAGTTGAATCGAAGAGAACGAGGAAGACGGAGGATGAATTGGTGGCGTACGTGGACACGTTGGCGGATCTGGTTCTACCGGAGGAGAAGAGAAAGCTTGAGGAGGAGGAAATGGTGAGCTTATGCAGCGAGTTCCTGAGCGCGGGCACCGACACCACATCGACAGCGCTGCAATGGATCATGGCGAACCTAGTGAAGCACCAGGAAATTCAGGAGAAATTGTACCAGGAGATAGTCGGCGTGGTGGAGAGCGAGGAAGTAGTGGAGGAGGAGGATCTGCAGAAGATGCCGTACCTGAAGGCGGTGGTGCTGGAGGCGCTGCGGCGGCATCCGCCGGGGCACTTTGTGCTGCCGCACAAGGTGAAGGAGGAGGTGGAATTGGACGGGTACAGAATCCCCAAGGATGCGTATGTGAATTTCATGGTGGCGGATATGAATTGGGACGCAGAGGTGTGGGAGGAGCCGATGGAATTCAAGCCGGAGAGGTTCGTGGCGGCGTGCGAGGGGGAAGGGTTCGACGTGACGGGGAGCAGAGAGATAAAGATGATGCCGTTTGGGGCGGGGAGGAGAGTGTGCCCGGGATTTGCGTTGGCGCTGCTGCATTTGGAATACTTCGTCGCCAATCTGATTCGGTCGTTCAAGTGGGAAGCAGATGGTGACGTTGATCTCACAGAGAAGCAGGAGTTCACTATTGTCATGAAATCTCCATTGCGCGCCACCATCTCTCCCAGAAACTGA